atgatttgaatatatataaatatttttaaagaaatcttTGCACCATTATTTATTGGCACTTTTCTGTTGGATATGATTTGGTTTAATGAACTTGTTATGCAACTAGTTGGTTAAAGGAGTTTATGTTACAGATTTTACTTGTTGAACGCCATAAGAGAAGAAATTTTTGAATGGAACAATGCAGATATTTAATCAACCAAGATATAGGTTATTTCATAGGAAAGTTACTAATTCCTCATTGTTTACTTCCACTACCTAAATTATAAACTATTAGCATCAATGTATAGATTTGATTACGTCAAAAGTGGGCTGAATACATCAATCTCTGGTAATGAGTTTAATGAGTTTCTATTGTGGTGAAGCTtacatacaaaatttttatttatttgatagtgCCATAAAATGATAccagatttattattttgttatggtcaattttggttttttttttttttatttagtatgcCATTACCAAGTGTTTTCTCGTAATGTGGAGATAAAAGTGAACAACTTTTACAGGGCATGGGAGAAGGGGAAGAACATGCATTTGATAGACAAGAAGAGAGGGAAACTTCATATGGCAGTCCAGGTGAACGTGAAATCGACGATTGCACTCCAGGTACATCACATGTAGTGCCATCGTCGAAAGGTGATGATATGATTGAGGAGCCAAAGTCGGGCATGGAGTTCAATTCATTTGAAGATTTGTTTAGCTATTATAAGCAGTATGCTAAGAAATGcgggtttggggtgatgacacaaaggagtgagaggTCAGAAGATCAAAGTGTCAGATATGTTACTATTGGTTGTGCACGGGGAGGGAAGGCACGGATTAAGACATCCAATGTTGCCAACCCACGTCCGACGGGAAAGACAGACTGCAAGGCAAGGATAAATGCGTTGAGAGTCGATGGAAAGATGCAGTTGACAACAGTCAATAATTCACATAATCATGTTATCAGCCCACAGAAATCTCGCTTCTATCGATGTAACAGAGAAGTGAGTGAGACAGTTAAAAGAGTCCTTGACACCAACGATTTAGCTGGTATCCGACTGAACAAGAGTTACGGATCTCTTGTAGTTGGCGCAGGTGGCTTTGAGAACCTGCCATTTCTGGAAAAGGATTGTCGCAATTACATCGAGAAAGCCCgtcatctacgacttggtgcagGTGGTGCTGGAGCACTTCGTGATTATTTCTTAAGGATGCAATACAAGAATCATGGATTTTTTGCATTGATGGATTTAGACGATGACGGgagattaaaaaatgttttttgggcAGATCCACGTAGTCGGGCAGCCTATAagtattttggtgatgtcgtgacattcgacaccacatacctgactaataggtatgggatgccctttgcaccatttgttggtgtaaaccaccacggGCAGTCGATTCTTTTAGGAGCTGGGTTGATTTCCAGTGAGGACACGGAGACGTTTATATGGCTTTTCCAAACCTGGTTGCAATGTATGGACGGAGTAGCTCCGAAGGCGATTATTACTGATCAAGACagagcaatgaaaaatgcaattgctaTTGTCTTCCCAGAAACTCGACATAGATTTTGCCTATGGCATATACTGAAGAAGGCCCCTGAGAAGCTTGGGGCATATGCTGCATATAAAAGTGGGTTGAAAACCGAGTTGATGAAATGTGTATACGACACACAAACTATTGAGGAGTTTGAAAAATGTTGGTCCGTGTTTATTAATACATACCACTTACATGAGAATGTGTGGTTGAAAAGTTTATATTTGGAGCGTGCGCATTGGGTACCCATTTTTCTAAGAGACCATTTTTGGGCGGGAATGAGTACCACTCAGCGCAGCGAGAGTATGAATGCTTTCTTTGATGGTTATGTCCATTCAAAGACAAACCTGAAAGAGTTTGTCGACCAGTTTGACAATGCgctaaaaaggaaaattgagaatgaaaatcaaGCAGAGTTTCTTTCCTTTAGTGGCACCATTCCCTGCGTATCTAGATCGccaattgaaaagaaatttcagGTGTTGTACACGAACGCAAAATTCAAGGAAGTTCAACAGCAAGTTATCGGTGTGCTTGATTTGGATCCATCTTTACAGACAATGGATGGTGTAATGAAGAGTTAtttggtagaagatgaagttcgtATTCATGAGTTCACAAAACAGGTTACATATTTTGTGGATTTTAATGTCGATGACTGCAATGCAAACTGTTCATGTGGTTTATTTCAGATGAGGGGAATACTGTGTAGGCATATTTTGGCTGTATTCAAGACAAATGGTGTAAAATCATTGCCAGATCGGTACATTTTAGACCGATGGCGGAAGGACATCAAGAGAAGATACACGTTAATCCGATCTAGCTACGATGCGCAGGAtgagaggccaaatggtaaTAGACAATCAATTCTTCTGAATATGTGTTATGAGATGATAGATTACGCGGTGGAATCTGATAACTTCTTTGAAGATGCCAAGAAGAGGATACATGAGATGACTGGATTATATCGTCAGAACCATCGACCCAATTCTAGCGGCCAAACAGGTTTAAtactttgtattttgtattattttattattttgtattttgtatttacAAAAATGGGTTTACAATTGCTATTTATGATGGATTGACACCAAGTGTCgcttactttttttattatatttttgcaaTGCAAAGTTTCGGAACCTGGGGTTACAATACTAGATGGGGCTGTAGTTGGTAGCTCACAACAAGTGAAGAGTCCACTTGTTGTTAGAGGAAAAGGAAGACCTCCATCTCTTAGAAGAGCATCCAGGATGGAGACAGAAATGCGGAAGATTAAAGCCAAACAGAAGAAAGCACAAGTGGGTGGAAAACGAAAACAGGTGCATGTTTTAGCAAGCTTTAATAAAAACTGGTCTATAGGGATTTGGTGTCATTATGATAAAGGTTCACTTATTTCTAATGACGTTAAAATTAACTATTTACTCCACTTTTAGCGAGATGACAATCATACAGTAGCTATGGGCACATATAGGAATTTATTTGGGCCATCAGAAGCAGATATAACCAATGATGGACAATTTACggtatatttttagatataagctCTTTTGgcatattttttgaaggagGTCAATAGGTGTCATTGTGATAAAATTCACTTATTGTTTAACAGGTCATGGACAGTAGTGGGACCACGCAAAGTGTTCAGCCTATGTTTTTTGGTAGTCAAGAAAGTGTTCATCCTATGGTTGgtagtcaagaaagtgtaagatTTCTCACTTATCTAGGccatttttgtaatattatttattatttgataaagaTTTGTTTATTTGGATTAAtcatagattttttatgattggATGACACACAACCAAAGCTCCCTGGGTGGAGATGGGTCAGGAGCATTGATGTAATGATTTTGTATAATTCACAAAAGCATTGTATTTACAAGGAGGAGAGCTGGTGCATGTTTTGTACACCACAAGATGTGGTGTATTTTTCCCCTTTATGAACTTATTTGGGCAAGTTGGCtgtaatttgtatattttgtattttgtatatgTAAATGACATCTGAGAATTTGTTCGTCAGAAAGGAGGAGGCAAGCTGAAAAATGTGTGATGTCAGATTCGGATGTATATACATAGATCACATTTTGAATTTGTGTTTTCTAGTCGGACATGATTTGATGCCAAAAGACTATAAGgggttatttttttgttgatgtGATCAAACGGTATAAAACGGATTCTTCACGTCTTTTGACTTGGTGCAACGTATTGTAGTTAGTGTATCCAACAGGTGCAAGAAATAACAACCAAATCTTTGTTaggtgatgcccagttccagtTGTGGTCAAAAGCCGATTGGGCAGGATTTGTCTTATACTCGTTGGTCTATTAGGAGTTGTCTTATATGGATTGGTCTATTTTCAGTGTAATAAGCTCTTGAGGTGTAATGAGAAGCCAAAGGCATATTTTTCGTAGTTTCTTGTAATCTTGTGTTGCTATTTGATATTGAATACTAAGTATTCAATTGAGGTCAAAAGTTGGTATCCAATAATTCACTGCCTCATGGGTAATGGATTTTGCAATATGCTGATTCGAAAGAAACCCAAATAGGCATGCTAAGAATACTGGGACCACATAAAGAAATGGTCTATATACAATCAATTGAGGTTAAAGTCATTACAAAATTCacctaaaatttcaaatacataCACAAGTCCCAGGaaattggaaaagaaattggCTAATACATACAAAAGTCCCAGGAAATTGgctacaaattttaaatacatacaAAAGTCCCAGGATGAAGAAATTACATATGACACATCTAATACATTAACTAATCAAAGTGTCAAATACATCAAAAGGGGTTGAGTTACATGAGCTGAAGCATTGGCCGAGAGACATTACAACCACTGAAGATGGCAaaaaatacagcacaaactattacaaaaaaaaGCCATGAGCCTTTTAATACTTTCAACGCTCCCTTGTACTTCTTCTCCAATGCGGTAAATTTGGCTTCCTCCATACGCAGCGTGTCATGAAGTACCCTTTCGTGTCTCCGTTCAGCTAACTCCAACGTCATCTTACAGCAAGTGTTTTGCTCACTTTGAAGATCAATCCACTCAAAAAAGCCACATTGTTTATTCATCTTATAGTTTGGACAATTGAAAAATCTTCTACCAAAAGATTTTGCTTTTCCCGAAATCCGTAGTTTCGCTTGGGAGCCACAATAGCAAAGTGGTCTCTCCAAGCTTGACCCGGAATGAGAAGCAGAACTCATTTTCTATCATAATATTGAAGTAAAAATAGCCCCCAGTCAAGAGTATATATTAAACAGTGTATATATGCATGGGAGAAGAAATATACACATGAGGATATGGCATAATATTTTGCAAAGAGATAAATTGTCTAACagaaatatgtatataagatgttgcAATTGGGTGATAATTTTAGACAAACAGGAGGATATGGCATATTATCCTGCAATGAAGATATATAGTAACTGATATTTCCATAAgtctaaacagaaaataatatattcaattGAGCATCTGTTACACCAACATGTCagaaaatacacaatatataGTAGCACCATTCTCAATTTAATGTGCTCATAAACCCATCCACTTCAGTTCACAAAAAAACACCACATTCTAATTACCCACCAACTTAACCAAAGTGTCACAATAGACCAACATATTATAAGCACTTCAACGCCTCTACAGGGCAATTCAATCCCACAAAgcaatgtatataagatgttgcAATTGGGTGATAATTTTAGACAAACGGGAGGATATGCAATGTCGATATATAGTAACTGATATTTCCATAAGtctaaacacaaaataatatataacattgagCATCTGTTACACCAACATATATGGCACCCAATTTAATGTGCTCATAAACCCATACACTTCAGCCAGTTCGACAATGCACCACATACCAATTTGGGCCAACTTAACCAAAGTTTCACAATATACCAAATAATCATAGCACATAAACTCAAATTCACAAACTAAAAACAGAAATCAGATTTAATGCATCTACTGGGCAATTCAATAACACAAGatgaacaaaaatatatataaaaattatagatcTAGTAACTGAACAAGACTCATTATACGCAGAAAAATTAAAGAAGCATACAGTATTATGATGAACTAGTGGACAGAGAAATCTTACCTTAATGCGAACAGACCGAACAGAAATGAATTTAGGGTTTCCACTTCTGAGGGGTGAATCGAGAGAGAAGCAGAGAGGGAGGGAAACGTGAATCCATACCAACAGATTCCAGTTCGacaaccaacaaaaataaatgacaacCAAACAAAAACGAAAAATAATAAGCAGAGGGATTTAGGGTTCGGAGTTCTCGGGATGAATCGAGAGGGAGTTTTGAGGGAGGAATCGAGAGAGAACCAGACCAATCgcagagagtgagagagggaatCGAAAGTGCTTCGAGAGAGGAGAAGCAGTCTAGGATTCGAGAGATCTAGGGTTCCAATCGCAGAGGAGAACCAACCAGAAAAGCCATCTCCAGATCTAGGGTTCCAATCGCAGAGGAGAACCAGCCTGAGTGGGCCATCTCTAGATCTAGGGTTCCAATCGCAGAGGAGAACCAACCAGAAAAGCCATTTCTAGATCTAGGGTTCCAATCGCAGAGGAGAACCAACTAGAAACTGGTTCGAGAGGATCTAGGGTTCCAATCGCAGAGGAGAACCAACCAGAAAAGCCATCTCTAGATCTAGGGTTCCAAtcgcagagagggagagagggtctCGACCAGAAACTGGTTCGAGAGGATCTAGGGTTCCAAtcgtagagagggagagagggtctCGGGATGATCTAGGGTTCGAGAcgatttggggttccaatcgcAGAGAGGGAGGGtcgaagagagggagagagggtctCGTGATGATCTAGGGTTCGATGCGATTTTGGGGTTCCAAtcgcagagagggagagagggtttcGAAAGTGGTTCGAGCTCGGGTCagtagagagtgagagagacttAGGGTTCCAAAACGGTGAGTTCTGTTTACAATCAAAACGGTGAGTTTTGATTTCACATCCACGTCagcagccgactgcacgccgtttACACCAGGCGACTGCACTCAgcatttttcctttcaaaaagtATCGTTAAAGAGAGCGCGCTTTGTCTTGGAAGCAACTTGAGTGACGTGTGTTGTCAAGTTAATTCTGACAGAAAGAAGTTtgaacttcattttctttttctttttctttttctgatgGGAAATCGACTCGATCGACCATATCTCTGCCCTTTTGACATTAACATAATATatacctctttttcttttccatattGACATGATACCTTTCACTttgccatttcttttctttatgtaTTCCAGGCAAATTAACCACGTGGGTCAACTCGTTTCAATCGACATCATGCATGAATTTAGTCATGCACAAATTGGcgtcttctctcttcttcttctttttaaaagcACAAATTGCcccttcaataataataataataataattattattattattattattattattataataattagagaCGTTGGTATTTGTGGCTTTCACATTTTGTTATTGCGTGTGCTTAAGGATGCAACCCGATGAGACCAAGTTGGACATGTGCCTGGTCTGATTCGACCCAGCTATCAAAACGTGCCAAACCGACCCGTCCGTAAATATAACATATAGAAGAATCAATTAAATAGTAATTTGTGATAATTGTTGAGGTTTAACACACATCCTTtgaatttttatgaagttttaTCTTAAGGAGCGGATGATATTCCGGTAATTTTATGCATGACTTTCATGGAGTTTACCGAGTTTTTGCTCCATgtacaattttaaaattatatttacccAATTAGAAAATACCTGCAGTACTGCACTGTTGTCgtgtattaattaattagcaaacgtgcaaaataaaattaatataataaaattagaacGACCACAATATAAGTCACTTTTGGACCCGACTTGACTCAGTCTGCAGAACATGCATGGCTCAGATAAGAGCGTCCATATTGgtctatgcatatgcaaaatcatatttgcataatatgagtttaaattcatctatattaaattatgcatgttcaaatatttgcataacTATAAAGAgtacttttacatatttgaatatcTACTATTTACTcttcaaaacatattttattcattctttttttctcctcccactctctttttacatattttacctttatatattttactatatattttactcattcactcccaaaaaaatattttactcaaatattttatatatttgaagatcaaaccctattaaaaaaaagtaaaaaataaaaaataaaacgataatattttattattattttgtctcaaatttgcataagTCAATATAAAAGTTTTGCTTATATGACAAATTGGATCtccaaaagatgtgattttacatatgcatatgcattaatcaatgtgaatgctctaagccTACCAAATTTGGATAGGGGCTCCCTCGCCACTTTGCTTATGTGAGTACTATTTGGAAAAAACCActgtttttaacattttttcgaATTGTTTTCATAGTTTTATCACTAATAACTTCATACGATCATCATATAAAtagtacaaattaaaaaataatacaataacaGTAAATCTTTACAAATTGTGGAGTAGAAGCACACAAGAATGACAGCAATAATAGAGTTCTTGAATCAGCTAACATGGACACCATGTGCAAACCATAAGCCTTGAGTATTTCctcatcaacataaataaagCTTGATTTTGgataaaactctaaaaaaatgattaatattaaataatataaaaataaacattatgaaaaagtttaataaatatgtaagtAAGAAATATGTTCATTCCCTAATTCTACCTCAATACTTTCAACATTGTCCAATGGGGCACGAAGATCAATGGGTATTGGATCTTTAACCAATTCTGAGTATAAACGAGTGTCTCAACTGTTTTTGAAGATAATAAACAATGAAATGGGTCAACCACATGACCCCCTACACTGAAGGCTGACTCAAAAGAAACAACAGAAACAGGAATGGTCATCACATCCCGTGCAACTCTCgtcaaaatatgatattttatttcattgattttccacaaattcaaaatatcaaaatttggaaCTCGTGCCTCACAACTATATTCCAAGTATTGATCAATCTCcgatttttttctcaaattacaTTCAATAATTTCTTGCTTATACTCAACTTAAAAACTCTGCTGAGAATCAGAATCAATCATATTAGGATTAACTGAGGAAGGAGGCTCAGAGTATGAAACTTCACTTAAATTCTCATACATAACACTATACTCCTCATACATGTCAATCATCAATTGTTTCACTTTTGTAATCATTTCTTCAACTAAATTAccatcatatatttttttgaacagAAAATGCAAATGACTAAATTTACATCTTGGATCAAGAACAACAACAATGAATATCATCAAGTTAGTCTTTTCAATTAATTCTCAATATTTGTCATACTTATTCTTCATGCTCGCAGCCATACATCTCAACACTCGATCATTATTTtgactcatttttttataaatgtgatTAGATGCTATAAAACTCTTGAAAATATGCATTATACGAAGATCCAGAAAGTCTCACAGTAACatcataaaaattttcaaaaatttaaccATTATTTtgctaatttcttttttcagttAAGTGTTTATGTTGGATTGCCTAATCTCTGACCCTTTAACCAGttgagtttattatattttcaagtaaacgagtttttctttctttttcatttggcaTTTTTCCACCAAACGATTCTTAGGACCCATTTagatatttagaatattttagtatatatgcaaattgtaacagcccgctagaaattcaattaaggaatttctattaactttaggaatctcgtgaaaactctgtaagtttacacgaatcgactaatcgcataaattttagcctgtcaacatagttagtgttatcactcactatggtgccagaaatgcgattttaattatttgagatagttaaaagtgtcagaatacattataatCTACatcactaggcttaattgaatatttagaattttttagtactaagtttattacgtttatttttggagtgaatagtaacctcggtaaatgtactgagcgcagtgttttcaaaattatagtgtgaaatgtccaaattaggttagcgatattttatttggacacttggcaagatcttaaccacacataatgaatagtattagatacttggcataaagagaaaccattagatggaattgtgaaggaaatcaaggtgtgagatcatgacacctaagcaaaatacacatttggaaaatatcttaagaatagagatttaaaatacacatagaaagattttagccaccttactcttccaagtctactccacatttggaaaatatattgagctgatttttatagatattattggatagaatattttgagataatattttatagatattttgggtaggagaaaactacactcaactctcaactccagcctcatctcttccatatctcatccataattatctccagccacctctccccacgaaattatcttcatttacactttccattgaaagaatatcaaacactctctctcagacagcttttaggaggtattttgcacgccaatttcgaagctgttgtaagtgttttatcataaagtctcctacatataagttgttctttttttagtctagtttacatggatatattattttccccatttgaagatcatttggtcagtcaaatattgtgtaaactatagaaaggtcattctaggagataaactggagaatatgttatagtttggagtttttgaccaagctaatggatagatattggtcagaaatttttatggagtattgttaacatgtatatatgactattggttgaggatttttgcatgattaaaggttttgatgaaagatgttcttagatttagaaacttagaaactggaagaggaaaaacagtttctgttttgagaaagtttaactctttggtggtctaaacctattctaatgactttaataattttattggaggatcctaagtatcttatatacatgttatattattattttgaagatatttgatgttagtttcaaagatatgaaattttatgtaaagagatattcaaataagccaaagtgtggatattcttggccaaatttatgttttggttaatttctaaccatgtgatcttgaattagaagcttatatatgttttaggacatctttttaaaccatgtgatggtttggtttgaagatcatatatatataagtcatagatcaagagatttatcaaaactagttgaggaaaaagtttctgtttttggactaagtgtaaaaccaaaaactccaaatgttattttgtgattttggtgactttggtttgatgatttaaagcatggttgatgttatgatgatattatgaatatgttagaagtaagatttgatttttgaaactcttggagatgttttgatttaaggtcaaaacttgtgattcaagtgcttggatctttttacaaaaaagtttggtgttgattattagctttttctaaatgaatgttttaagtatggttttgaacttaggattggaagatgtttgttgcaaaattttggtttaagcatgagttttgaaattggaaggaattgcaacaaaaataaaggaaaatggcctatggatgtttcgaccatagtgtgttcttcatagttgtgttttgttttaaatttttctgagttgatatttaagtttaggacaaaatttacatgaggaatgtaaattttagtaacttttagaattagtatgcaaaatccttaagttatgggtaaaacggtcattttcccacatgtagagagtaaaatgaaaattttactatttaagttagtattttctatatttcaaattattagtgatttagttctaacttttagaatcactaattacagttcctcgtgatcgcgcttgaagttttataagaaacgcggagatcgaggtaagttagcttttaacttactagcaatctactgtgtatgtgtgct
The genomic region above belongs to Carya illinoinensis cultivar Pawnee chromosome 4, C.illinoinensisPawnee_v1, whole genome shotgun sequence and contains:
- the LOC122306805 gene encoding protein FAR1-RELATED SEQUENCE 5-like isoform X2 encodes the protein MAAPPRPHHHGQGMGEGEEHAFDRQEERETSYGSPGEREIDDCTPGTSHVVPSSKGDDMIEEPKSGMEFNSFEDLFSYYKQYAKKCGFGVMTQRSERSEDQSVRYVTIGCARGGKARIKTSNVANPRPTGKTDCKARINALRVDGKMQLTTVNNSHNHVISPQKSRFYRCNREVSETVKRVLDTNDLAGIRLNKSYGSLVVGAGGFENLPFLEKDCRNYIEKARHLRLGAGGAGALRDYFLRMQYKNHGFFALMDLDDDGRLKNVFWADPRSRAAYKYFGDVVTFDTTYLTNRYGMPFAPFVGVNHHGQSILLGAGLISSEDTETFIWLFQTWLQCMDGVAPKAIITDQDRAMKNAIAIVFPETRHRFCLWHILKKAPEKLGAYAAYKSGLKTELMKCVYDTQTIEEFEKCWSVFINTYHLHENVWLKSLYLERAHWVPIFLRDHFWAGMSTTQRSESMNAFFDGYVHSKTNLKEFVDQFDNALKRKIENENQAEFLSFSGTIPCVSRSPIEKKFQVLYTNAKFKEVQQQVIGVLDLDPSLQTMDGVMKSYLVEDEVRIHEFTKQVTYFVDFNVDDCNANCSCGLFQMRGILCRHILAVFKTNGVKSLPDRYILDRWRKDIKRRYTLIRSSYDAQDERPNGNRQSILLNMCYEMIDYAVESDNFFEDAKKRIHEMTGLYRQNHRPNSSGQTVSEPGVTILDGAVVGSSQQVKSPLVVRGKGRPPSLRRASRMETEMRKIKAKQKKAQVGGKRKQRDDNHTVAMGTYRNLFGPSEADITNDGQFTVMDSSGTTQSVQPMFFGSQESVHPMVGSQESIFYDWMTHNQSSLGGDGSGALM
- the LOC122306805 gene encoding protein FAR1-RELATED SEQUENCE 5-like isoform X1, whose translation is MAAPPRPHHHGQGMGEGEEHAFDRQEERETSYGSPGEREIDDCTPGTSHVVPSSKGDDMIEEPKSGMEFNSFEDLFSYYKQYAKKCGFGVMTQRSERSEDQSVRYVTIGCARGGKARIKTSNVANPRPTGKTDCKARINALRVDGKMQLTTVNNSHNHVISPQKSRFYRCNREVSETVKRVLDTNDLAGIRLNKSYGSLVVGAGGFENLPFLEKDCRNYIEKARHLRLGAGGAGALRDYFLRMQYKNHGFFALMDLDDDGRLKNVFWADPRSRAAYKYFGDVVTFDTTYLTNRYGMPFAPFVGVNHHGQSILLGAGLISSEDTETFIWLFQTWLQCMDGVAPKAIITDQDRAMKNAIAIVFPETRHRFCLWHILKKAPEKLGAYAAYKSGLKTELMKCVYDTQTIEEFEKCWSVFINTYHLHENVWLKSLYLERAHWVPIFLRDHFWAGMSTTQRSESMNAFFDGYVHSKTNLKEFVDQFDNALKRKIENENQAEFLSFSGTIPCVSRSPIEKKFQVLYTNAKFKEVQQQVIGVLDLDPSLQTMDGVMKSYLVEDEVRIHEFTKQVTYFVDFNVDDCNANCSCGLFQMRGILCRHILAVFKTNGVKSLPDRYILDRWRKDIKRRYTLIRSSYDAQDERPNGNRQSILLNMCYEMIDYAVESDNFFEDAKKRIHEMTGLYRQNHRPNSSGQTVSEPGVTILDGAVVGSSQQVKSPLVVRGKGRPPSLRRASRMETEMRKIKAKQKKAQVGGKRKQRDDNHTVAMGTYRNLFGPSEADITNDGQFTVMDSSGTTQSVQPMFFGSQESVHPMVGSQESVRFLTYLGHFCNIIYYLIKICLFGLIIDFL